The nucleotide sequence TCCTCAGGAACTCTACAACAGGGAAATCGGTACTCACAGACTGCTAATCCATTTATTGTGAGGTGTTGGTGAGATGAAAGAGCAAAGTGGTACGATCGTAGGTATCGACTGGTCAGCTGACTCCCACACTTGCTATGACCTCAAGGCTGACAAGAGTTTCAAGATCCCAGACTCAGTTAAAGGTTACGAAAGACTGCTGAACGATTATCCAGAGGCAGTTTTCGTGATCGAAGAAGCAAACAACAGGATAGGAGACTACCTTCTCATTAACAATAGAGAGGTGTATGTCTTACCTCCTTGTAGGTCCAAAGAGGCCAGGAAGTATCATTTCAGTTCTGGAGCAAAGAGCGATAGTCTGGATGCCAAGGCAATAGCTCTTACCTTCAAGGAACATCCCTCTTATTGTCTCAAGGCAAGATATTCAGGGGTGGGAGCGAAGATAACT is from Mesotoga sp. UBA6090 and encodes:
- a CDS encoding IS110 family transposase, with protein sequence MKEQSGTIVGIDWSADSHTCYDLKADKSFKIPDSVKGYERLLNDYPEAVFVIEEANNRIGDYLLINNREVYVLPPCRSKEARKYHFSSGAKSDSLDAKAIALTFKEHPSYCLKARYSGVGAKITKLVTMYNIVSKSHSQQCNRLYSVLLRYFPEYLHIMDRQYRSNTSLKVLSIYPTITELRKVSNEELRKILNKENHRMTSGLRKKLDRI